Proteins encoded together in one Paenibacillus sp. J23TS9 window:
- a CDS encoding VC0807 family protein, translated as MALTLFLNGVLPLLLYVWLRKGHSEFVALLIASAVPLVESALYYARFRKLDAFGLLMLAGMVLSMLLALVGGETKLLLLRGSAVTAVIGAAFLCSLCFPRPLMVPLARRFTSTHKHEDFDALWSIPYARRVYRIMTAVWGVILIGEAAVRTLLAWELSATWFLAVSDIVFYSFIAAAALWTMYYRRIAAKKLALIRLGGSLS; from the coding sequence GTGGCATTGACTCTGTTTTTGAACGGGGTACTGCCACTGCTTTTGTATGTATGGCTCAGAAAAGGGCACTCTGAGTTTGTGGCACTGCTGATCGCATCGGCCGTGCCGCTTGTGGAGTCGGCGCTGTATTACGCCCGGTTCCGGAAGCTTGATGCATTCGGACTGCTGATGCTCGCCGGCATGGTGCTCAGTATGCTGCTGGCCCTGGTGGGAGGCGAGACGAAGCTTCTGCTATTGCGCGGGTCAGCTGTTACGGCAGTCATCGGTGCTGCATTTCTATGCTCACTCTGTTTTCCCCGCCCATTGATGGTGCCGTTGGCAAGAAGGTTCACATCCACACATAAGCACGAAGATTTTGATGCTTTATGGTCGATTCCGTATGCCCGGCGGGTATATAGAATCATGACGGCTGTTTGGGGAGTTATCCTGATCGGTGAGGCGGCTGTAAGAACTTTGCTGGCTTGGGAGCTATCGGCAACCTGGTTCCTCGCCGTATCCGATATCGTGTTCTACAGCTTTATTGCCGCTGCCGCTTTGTGGACCATGTACTATCGCCGCATTGCCGCCAAGAAGCTGGCGTTAATTAGGCTCGGAGGCTCTTTGTCCTGA
- a CDS encoding copper ion binding protein: MKSVTLDVQGMSCNHCVNAVEGAVKNAGATGKVDLPGNKVTVDYDESKVSLDTIKAAIEDQGYDVV, translated from the coding sequence ATGAAAAGCGTAACATTGGACGTTCAAGGGATGTCTTGCAATCATTGTGTAAATGCTGTAGAAGGTGCTGTGAAAAATGCAGGTGCAACCGGCAAAGTGGATCTGCCTGGAAACAAGGTTACTGTGGATTATGACGAAAGCAAAGTAAGCCTCGACACCATTAAAGCAGCCATCGAAGACCAAGGCTACGATGTAGTCTAA
- a CDS encoding metal-sensitive transcriptional regulator yields MIAETKTNQEHHDQDSAVVLQDETCTTGCSERHSHHSQQTKNNLITRLNRIEGQIRGIKGLIEKDTYCDDVLNQISAIQAALNGVGKLLLENHMRSCVVERIESGDHVVIDELLITVKKLMK; encoded by the coding sequence ATGATTGCTGAGACAAAGACAAATCAGGAACACCATGACCAGGACAGTGCTGTTGTCCTTCAGGATGAGACCTGTACGACAGGCTGCAGTGAGCGGCATAGTCATCATTCCCAGCAAACGAAGAATAATCTCATTACCCGCCTGAATCGCATCGAAGGACAAATCCGCGGCATCAAGGGCCTGATTGAGAAAGATACCTACTGCGATGATGTCCTGAACCAGATTTCTGCTATACAGGCTGCTCTGAACGGAGTCGGCAAGCTGCTTCTCGAGAATCATATGAGGAGTTGCGTGGTGGAACGGATTGAGTCTGGAGACCATGTTGTGATTGATGAATTACTGATTACGGTTAAGAAATTAATGAAATAA
- the nfsA gene encoding oxygen-insensitive NADPH nitroreductase: protein MNDTLSLLMNHRSIRKFKDTPVTEEQLHAMISAAQMASTSSNVQAYSVIAATDPGLKKQLAELAGNQAYVEQCPVFLVWCADLYRLKQVTAEPLQERASYETTTENFIVATVDAALAAQNAAIAAESLGLGIVYIGGVRNRIAELSKLLGLPELVYPVFGMCIGVPDQEPGQRPRLPLQSVLHFNGYSGEQSVEPVKEYDATMKAYLQERTGGKKNTPWTQVMADRLAEPIRLHMKEFLDGKGFMKK, encoded by the coding sequence ATGAACGATACCCTGTCTTTACTGATGAACCACCGCTCAATCCGCAAATTTAAAGATACGCCAGTCACTGAGGAGCAGCTGCATGCGATGATCTCCGCAGCGCAAATGGCATCAACCTCCAGCAATGTCCAGGCTTACAGCGTGATTGCCGCTACGGATCCCGGATTGAAAAAGCAGCTCGCGGAGCTTGCCGGTAACCAGGCTTATGTGGAGCAGTGCCCGGTCTTTCTCGTGTGGTGTGCTGATCTTTACCGTCTGAAGCAGGTAACGGCAGAGCCGCTGCAGGAACGGGCATCCTATGAAACGACGACGGAGAATTTCATCGTGGCGACGGTAGATGCCGCCCTGGCTGCTCAAAATGCTGCGATCGCCGCTGAATCACTGGGTCTTGGCATTGTCTACATCGGGGGTGTGCGGAACCGGATCGCCGAGTTGTCCAAGCTGCTGGGCCTGCCAGAGTTGGTCTATCCGGTGTTCGGCATGTGTATCGGCGTCCCCGACCAGGAGCCGGGCCAGCGTCCCCGTCTTCCGCTGCAGTCAGTGCTTCACTTCAACGGCTATTCCGGAGAGCAAAGCGTGGAGCCGGTTAAGGAGTATGATGCCACCATGAAAGCTTATCTCCAAGAACGGACAGGCGGCAAAAAGAATACGCCATGGACGCAGGTCATGGCTGACAGACTGGCTGAGCCGATCCGGTTGCATATGAAGGAGTTTTTGGATGGCAAAGGCTTTATGAAAAAATAA
- a CDS encoding ABC transporter ATP-binding protein — translation MSISEETRIAAHSPAAQSELPPALEASGISKAFRTKRSSLQVLDNVSLTVQKGEFVSIVGPSGSGKSTLFHIIGGLVKPDTGTVHMNGTEVTGQQGHISYMPQQPALFPWRTIEDNVLLSQEVQGTVDKETREKARYWLDKVGLGGFEKAHPHTLSGGMQQRAAFLRALLSPQELMCLDEPFSALDALTRSDMQRWLLDIWEESRRSVLFITHNIEEALLLSSRIYVFSGRPASVLQTVDVPFPRPRREEIIEHPDFIKLRRELSGWMREEQRKMHHQS, via the coding sequence ATGTCAATTTCAGAAGAAACACGAATTGCTGCCCATTCACCCGCAGCTCAGTCTGAGCTGCCTCCCGCTCTTGAAGCCTCTGGCATCAGCAAGGCCTTCCGGACCAAACGAAGCAGTCTTCAGGTGCTGGATAATGTGTCGCTGACCGTTCAAAAGGGGGAGTTTGTCTCCATTGTTGGTCCATCCGGCAGCGGTAAGAGCACGCTGTTCCATATCATTGGCGGCCTCGTGAAGCCGGATACGGGAACCGTGCATATGAACGGCACGGAAGTGACCGGTCAGCAAGGGCATATCAGCTACATGCCCCAGCAGCCCGCACTTTTCCCATGGCGGACCATTGAGGATAATGTGCTGCTCTCGCAAGAGGTGCAAGGCACTGTCGACAAAGAAACCCGTGAGAAGGCCCGCTATTGGCTCGACAAAGTCGGGCTGGGCGGGTTCGAGAAGGCCCACCCCCATACGCTCTCGGGCGGGATGCAGCAGCGGGCGGCTTTCCTGCGCGCCCTGCTCAGTCCGCAGGAGCTGATGTGCCTGGATGAGCCTTTCAGCGCGCTCGATGCGCTGACGCGAAGCGACATGCAGCGCTGGCTGCTGGATATCTGGGAGGAAAGCCGGCGCTCCGTGCTTTTTATCACGCATAATATTGAAGAAGCCCTCCTGCTCTCCAGCCGCATCTATGTCTTTTCCGGCCGTCCGGCCTCGGTGCTGCAAACCGTTGATGTGCCGTTTCCGCGGCCCCGCCGGGAGGAGATCATCGAGCATCCGGATTTTATCAAGCTGAGACGGGAGCTCTCCGGCTGGATGCGGGAAGAGCAGCGGAAGATGCATCATCAATCCTAG
- a CDS encoding CcdC protein domain-containing protein, producing the protein MTSYQWDLIGYGVWALIIWMTLRQFMQTRRPVKGSGLRLLLGDWMLFAPLPWIIYCVASRGTLEQVGWMLGLGVLVAVPYILTSRFVKTPSGQIMFKFNALFYLFLFGLPYVRYVIRNKVFHSYPILDARHRPDIELMLAEYIAVLVIFTLIWRLGMYIQYTRTRNREEAPASAGQPTRIA; encoded by the coding sequence ATGACATCATATCAATGGGATTTGATTGGTTACGGCGTATGGGCGCTGATTATTTGGATGACGTTGCGGCAGTTTATGCAGACCCGGCGTCCGGTAAAAGGAAGTGGGCTGCGGCTCCTGCTGGGAGATTGGATGCTGTTTGCTCCGCTACCTTGGATTATTTATTGTGTAGCCAGCCGGGGGACACTCGAGCAGGTAGGGTGGATGCTTGGGCTTGGCGTGCTGGTGGCCGTTCCTTATATTCTGACCAGCCGGTTCGTCAAAACACCATCAGGGCAGATTATGTTCAAGTTCAATGCGCTTTTTTATTTGTTCCTGTTTGGCCTGCCTTATGTCCGTTATGTGATCCGCAATAAAGTGTTCCACAGCTATCCGATTCTCGACGCTCGGCACCGCCCGGATATTGAGCTTATGCTGGCAGAGTATATTGCGGTTCTGGTGATTTTCACTTTGATATGGCGGCTGGGCATGTATATCCAGTACACACGTACACGAAACCGCGAGGAGGCACCAGCGTCTGCAGGCCAGCCTACCCGTATAGCTTGA
- a CDS encoding beta-N-acetylhexosaminidase produces the protein MKIHVYGQTSGLTEGMAELSEILHIELDATGLPVEVLQAPGPILVKLQDGKGTIRYQDKIHFFRALGLLVQHAGEKDHFEITEEPKFSFNGTMLDVSRNGVLTVPMVKRFIRYMALMGLNGLMMYTEDTFEVKEQPYFGYMRGRYTVEELQECDAYADQLGIEMIPCIQTLGHLAQALKWNYAGGMKDHQDILLVGEPKTYEFIEQMIATAAKTYRTKRIHIGMDEAFQVGLGNYLRKHGYHNRFELMNEHVAKVLEITERYDLKPMIWSDMYFNLLSNDTQGGLYNINADFSEDKMDQIPKGVQFVYWDYGKADEEGYGLMYEKHLKFGSKPIFAGGIHIWNNIVPNYGKTWNISHPALRAAKTKQLDEVLATAWADNGNENNHLTILPGLQLFAEHGYGNDVDHDNLQKRLNACTGADLFKPVVALSLMDEVPGVLPENYWMANPSKYLLWQDLLIGLFDKHIEPDTETVLPGYYEEMAKELGGYRDALDAPFDQLFGMYEKLARVLALKSTMGVQLKRFYDEGQKSELRRLAEEALPELYHRADELRVAHRRMWMETYKPFGWEVLDIRYGGLLARIRSAEDRVLDYVEGRVDRLEELEAERLLYDQTGVPEAGPMNVNATYQSIVTAGAFV, from the coding sequence GTGAAGATTCACGTTTACGGACAAACCAGCGGACTTACCGAAGGCATGGCAGAGTTGTCGGAAATATTACATATAGAGCTGGATGCGACAGGGCTTCCGGTTGAGGTGCTTCAGGCACCTGGTCCGATCTTAGTTAAGCTTCAGGATGGTAAAGGTACCATCCGCTATCAGGATAAAATCCACTTTTTCCGTGCCCTTGGTCTGCTCGTACAGCATGCAGGGGAGAAGGATCATTTTGAAATTACAGAGGAGCCGAAATTCAGCTTTAACGGCACGATGCTGGATGTTTCCCGCAATGGGGTATTGACGGTTCCAATGGTCAAGCGGTTTATCCGCTACATGGCATTGATGGGGCTGAACGGTCTGATGATGTACACCGAGGATACCTTCGAAGTGAAGGAGCAGCCTTATTTCGGATATATGCGTGGACGTTATACGGTGGAAGAGCTGCAGGAATGCGATGCATATGCGGATCAGCTCGGCATTGAGATGATTCCATGCATCCAGACGCTTGGCCACCTGGCGCAGGCGCTAAAATGGAATTATGCAGGGGGTATGAAGGACCATCAGGATATATTGCTGGTCGGTGAGCCTAAGACCTATGAATTTATAGAGCAAATGATCGCTACCGCGGCCAAAACCTACCGCACCAAGCGTATTCATATCGGAATGGACGAAGCATTTCAGGTAGGCCTCGGAAATTATCTGCGCAAGCACGGCTACCACAACCGTTTTGAGCTGATGAACGAGCATGTGGCGAAGGTGCTGGAGATTACGGAGCGCTACGACCTGAAGCCGATGATCTGGAGCGATATGTACTTCAATCTGCTGTCGAACGACACGCAAGGCGGATTGTATAACATAAACGCCGACTTTTCCGAGGATAAGATGGACCAGATTCCGAAAGGCGTCCAATTCGTATACTGGGATTACGGCAAGGCGGATGAGGAAGGCTACGGCCTGATGTACGAAAAGCATCTGAAATTCGGTTCCAAGCCAATCTTTGCCGGAGGCATTCATATCTGGAACAACATCGTTCCGAACTACGGCAAGACGTGGAATATCAGCCATCCGGCGCTGCGCGCGGCCAAAACCAAGCAGCTGGATGAGGTACTCGCGACGGCTTGGGCAGATAATGGGAACGAGAACAATCATCTCACCATTTTACCGGGTCTGCAGCTGTTTGCTGAGCATGGATATGGAAATGACGTAGATCATGACAATCTGCAAAAACGCCTTAACGCCTGTACCGGTGCAGATCTGTTTAAGCCTGTGGTGGCGCTCAGCCTGATGGATGAAGTACCAGGCGTCCTGCCGGAGAACTATTGGATGGCTAACCCGTCCAAATACCTGCTATGGCAGGATCTGCTGATTGGCTTGTTCGACAAGCATATCGAGCCGGATACGGAAACGGTTCTGCCGGGCTATTACGAAGAGATGGCGAAGGAATTGGGCGGTTACCGCGATGCCCTGGACGCACCCTTCGATCAGCTGTTCGGCATGTACGAGAAGCTGGCGCGCGTGCTTGCGCTGAAGAGTACGATGGGCGTGCAGCTCAAGCGCTTCTATGACGAAGGACAGAAGAGCGAGCTGCGCCGCCTGGCGGAAGAGGCGCTGCCTGAGCTGTATCACCGTGCAGATGAGCTGCGCGTCGCGCATCGCCGCATGTGGATGGAGACGTATAAGCCATTCGGCTGGGAAGTGCTCGATATCCGCTATGGCGGTCTTCTTGCACGTATCCGGTCCGCAGAGGACCGCGTATTGGATTACGTCGAAGGGCGCGTGGACAGGCTTGAGGAGCTGGAAGCGGAGCGGCTGCTCTACGACCAGACCGGCGTGCCGGAGGCAGGTCCAATGAACGTCAATGCAACGTACCAGAGCATCGTGACGGCGGGAGCTTTTGTATAG
- a CDS encoding CPBP family intramembrane glutamic endopeptidase produces the protein MNEMHSTAGQQASTAFGVGAGADQSRIRKKRTLIKPLSIFLKIFTMLLIYFGVMYMFLGILVWMGVIDRVSEDYGFLASMNIVVGILLSATVMIVYKWKEGGRPLHFGWRLTKRDGAFLMAGLAASTLLAVLFTWGAGADKAVHAEFLWNKLQSSSFTLLLLYGALGWFVGALQEEVLDRGYYFRVLEGMGPAGVILLSSFIFSLTHIPTKGFDLVSLAIHFIGGVGYGYVYLKSGSLLVSTAVHAFHNLLLDVLFNNDYSISLVSFHQGLLETDKLIQQVILISAVMVIAGFIYRGKGVMAPADNLKALWSKKAV, from the coding sequence ATGAACGAAATGCATTCCACTGCCGGTCAGCAAGCAAGTACTGCTTTTGGAGTTGGCGCAGGGGCGGATCAGAGCCGCATACGGAAGAAGAGAACACTAATTAAACCCCTAAGTATTTTTCTGAAGATTTTCACAATGCTGCTCATTTACTTCGGCGTCATGTATATGTTCCTCGGTATCCTCGTCTGGATGGGCGTAATCGACCGGGTGTCTGAGGATTACGGATTTCTCGCAAGCATGAATATCGTAGTAGGAATCCTGTTGAGCGCTACCGTTATGATCGTATACAAATGGAAGGAAGGTGGTCGTCCGCTGCATTTTGGCTGGAGGCTTACCAAAAGGGACGGAGCCTTTTTGATGGCAGGTCTTGCTGCATCAACCCTGCTGGCAGTGCTGTTCACTTGGGGCGCAGGTGCTGACAAAGCAGTGCATGCCGAGTTTTTATGGAACAAGTTACAAAGCAGCTCATTTACCCTGCTGCTGCTGTATGGGGCACTCGGCTGGTTCGTTGGGGCGCTTCAGGAGGAGGTTCTGGACCGTGGATATTATTTCAGGGTGCTGGAAGGAATGGGGCCAGCGGGGGTTATTTTGCTATCGTCCTTCATTTTCTCGCTGACGCATATTCCTACCAAAGGCTTTGATCTGGTCTCCCTTGCGATTCATTTCATTGGCGGCGTAGGATATGGCTATGTCTACCTGAAAAGCGGTTCTCTGCTCGTATCCACGGCGGTGCATGCCTTTCACAACCTGCTGCTCGATGTGCTGTTCAACAATGATTACAGTATCAGCCTGGTCAGCTTCCATCAGGGCCTGCTCGAAACCGACAAGTTGATCCAACAGGTTATTTTGATAAGTGCAGTAATGGTGATTGCCGGATTTATCTATCGCGGTAAAGGAGTCATGGCTCCGGCGGATAACTTGAAGGCGTTGTGGAGCAAGAAGGCGGTTTAG
- a CDS encoding TetR/AcrR family transcriptional regulator, whose translation MNDSGHTTNSSLQQILDAAEQLIKEKGCRQTTLQDIITTSGLSKGAIYHYVSGKDELFGMILKSKMESMNARFHQAVTQAADQDARMPVQAITEGMMSGADKEQVSNKIFTYLLSQADNPKVAHVLREVYDYSLQTATAWIATGQQAGAIPPHIDAAHMASMYMVFTYGLRVRNTIVQDSEGAIPMEDIFGLLIHSLK comes from the coding sequence ATGAACGACAGCGGTCATACCACCAATTCCAGCCTGCAGCAGATTCTGGACGCAGCCGAGCAGCTGATTAAAGAGAAAGGCTGCCGCCAGACGACGCTCCAGGATATCATTACCACATCCGGTCTGTCCAAGGGAGCTATTTATCACTACGTCTCGGGTAAGGATGAACTGTTCGGAATGATTTTGAAGTCAAAAATGGAATCGATGAACGCACGCTTTCACCAGGCCGTCACACAGGCAGCTGACCAGGATGCAAGGATGCCGGTTCAGGCGATTACCGAAGGAATGATGTCCGGCGCGGATAAGGAGCAGGTATCCAATAAAATTTTCACCTATCTTCTAAGCCAGGCCGATAATCCCAAGGTAGCTCATGTCCTACGCGAGGTATACGATTACTCTCTCCAAACGGCGACGGCTTGGATTGCGACAGGGCAGCAGGCAGGAGCGATTCCGCCGCATATTGATGCAGCACACATGGCCTCTATGTATATGGTTTTCACCTATGGTTTACGTGTACGTAACACCATTGTGCAGGATTCCGAGGGAGCCATTCCGATGGAAGATATTTTCGGGCTGCTGATCCATTCCTTGAAATAG
- a CDS encoding heavy metal translocating P-type ATPase gives MEQNTGNRENEHQATLQITGMTCAACATRIEKGLSRMDGVSRANVNLALEQATVSYDPKQSDLRKMEEKIESLGYGTMKETMDFEITGMTCAACATRIEKGLSRMPGISQANVNLALETAHVEYAAGMVTVKDMLKKVEQLGYKALPKQEAKDSAELRRQEINHKRFKWMMAAILSLPLLWAMVGHFSFTSWIPVPSLFMNPWFQLLLATPVQFLIGGQFYVGAYKALRNKSANMDVLVALGTSAAYFYSLYLTIQSIGMDMHHPVEMYYETSSILITLILVGKWFEALAKGRSSEAIKSLMGLQAKTALVHRDGQEISIPVEDVEVGDMVIVKPGEKIPVDGKVVQGLSSVDESMLTGESLPVEKREGDAVVGATLNKNGMLRIQATKVGSETALAQIIKVVEEAQGSKAPIQRIADVISGIFVPIVVGIAIVTFLIWYFGVEPGQFAAALEKAIAVLVIACPCALGLATPTSIMAGSGRAAEFGILFKGGEHLESAQAIEVVVLDKTGTVTSGKPVLTDVVPAPLMTEQSLLRTTAAVERQSEHPLAEAIVAGALDRSKALPLPEAKDFENLPGYGVSARVDGRLVLVGTRKLMAERGVPVEAALAAMRQLEDAGKTAMLVAVDGKYAGMVAVADTIKETSREAVSRLQEMGIEVIMITGDNERTAKAIAAQAGIHQVLAEVLPEGKAEEVKKLQQTGKRIAMVGDGINDAPALATADIGMAIGTGTDVAMEAADVTLMRGDLNAIADAILMSRRTMGNIKQNLFWALAYNTVGIPIAAIGFLAPWLAGAAMAFSSVSVVLNALRLQRVKL, from the coding sequence ATGGAGCAGAATACAGGAAACCGAGAGAACGAGCATCAGGCAACGCTGCAGATTACCGGTATGACGTGTGCCGCCTGCGCAACCCGGATTGAAAAAGGCTTGAGCCGAATGGACGGCGTCAGCCGGGCCAACGTCAATCTGGCGCTGGAGCAGGCCACCGTCTCGTATGATCCCAAGCAGTCGGATCTGCGAAAGATGGAAGAAAAGATAGAGTCGCTCGGCTATGGCACAATGAAGGAAACAATGGATTTTGAAATTACCGGTATGACCTGCGCCGCCTGCGCCACGCGGATTGAGAAAGGGCTCAGCAGAATGCCTGGCATTTCCCAGGCCAATGTGAATCTGGCGCTCGAGACAGCCCATGTGGAGTATGCGGCAGGTATGGTTACCGTTAAAGATATGTTGAAAAAGGTGGAGCAGCTTGGCTACAAGGCTCTCCCGAAGCAGGAAGCCAAGGACAGCGCCGAGCTGCGCCGGCAGGAGATTAATCATAAACGGTTCAAGTGGATGATGGCTGCCATTCTCTCACTTCCGCTGCTTTGGGCGATGGTGGGGCATTTCTCCTTTACTTCCTGGATACCTGTACCATCGCTGTTTATGAATCCATGGTTCCAGCTGCTGCTGGCGACACCGGTTCAATTCTTGATCGGCGGGCAGTTTTATGTAGGAGCTTATAAAGCACTGCGCAACAAGAGCGCGAATATGGACGTGCTGGTTGCGCTCGGAACGTCGGCTGCATATTTTTATAGCTTGTATCTGACCATCCAATCCATCGGGATGGATATGCATCATCCGGTGGAGATGTACTATGAAACCAGCAGCATTTTGATTACGCTGATTCTGGTCGGCAAATGGTTTGAGGCGCTTGCCAAGGGCCGCTCTTCCGAGGCTATCAAAAGTCTGATGGGTCTGCAGGCGAAGACCGCGCTTGTGCATCGGGACGGTCAGGAGATCAGCATTCCGGTAGAGGATGTTGAAGTAGGCGACATGGTGATCGTCAAGCCGGGTGAGAAAATTCCGGTGGACGGTAAGGTCGTCCAGGGACTGTCATCCGTAGACGAGTCCATGCTGACCGGTGAGAGCCTTCCAGTAGAGAAGCGTGAGGGCGATGCCGTGGTGGGAGCCACGCTGAATAAAAATGGCATGCTCCGCATTCAGGCAACGAAGGTCGGCAGTGAAACGGCTCTGGCACAGATCATCAAGGTGGTGGAGGAAGCACAGGGCTCGAAAGCTCCAATTCAGCGTATTGCCGACGTGATCTCCGGTATTTTCGTTCCGATTGTCGTAGGGATCGCGATCGTGACATTCCTGATCTGGTATTTTGGCGTGGAGCCCGGGCAGTTCGCAGCGGCTCTCGAAAAGGCTATAGCAGTACTCGTTATTGCATGTCCATGTGCACTTGGACTTGCGACGCCAACTTCAATTATGGCAGGCTCGGGCCGTGCCGCCGAGTTCGGTATTCTGTTCAAGGGCGGAGAGCATCTGGAGTCAGCTCAGGCCATTGAAGTCGTTGTGCTCGACAAAACGGGTACGGTCACGAGCGGCAAGCCGGTTCTGACGGATGTGGTTCCCGCGCCGCTGATGACGGAGCAGTCACTGCTCCGTACGACTGCCGCAGTGGAGCGCCAGTCGGAGCATCCGCTGGCAGAAGCCATTGTGGCTGGCGCTCTCGACCGGAGCAAGGCACTGCCGCTGCCGGAAGCGAAAGACTTTGAGAACCTTCCTGGTTACGGCGTTTCGGCAAGAGTGGACGGCCGGCTGGTATTGGTAGGCACCCGTAAACTGATGGCGGAGCGGGGCGTTCCGGTAGAGGCTGCCCTGGCTGCGATGAGACAGCTGGAAGACGCCGGCAAGACGGCGATGCTCGTAGCCGTGGACGGCAAGTATGCCGGTATGGTGGCTGTTGCGGATACGATCAAGGAAACCTCCCGTGAAGCCGTATCCCGACTGCAGGAGATGGGAATCGAGGTCATTATGATTACCGGTGACAATGAACGCACAGCGAAGGCAATTGCTGCGCAGGCCGGTATCCATCAGGTTCTGGCCGAGGTGCTGCCGGAAGGCAAGGCCGAAGAGGTGAAGAAGCTGCAGCAGACCGGCAAGCGGATCGCCATGGTCGGCGACGGCATCAACGATGCGCCGGCGCTGGCTACGGCCGATATTGGCATGGCGATCGGCACCGGCACGGATGTCGCCATGGAGGCGGCGGATGTGACGCTGATGCGCGGCGATCTGAATGCTATTGCAGACGCAATCCTGATGAGCCGCCGTACGATGGGCAACATCAAGCAGAACCTGTTCTGGGCGCTGGCTTATAATACCGTCGGCATTCCGATTGCCGCTATCGGTTTTCTTGCTCCTTGGCTGGCCGGTGCGGCAATGGCTTTCAGCTCGGTGTCGGTCGTGCTGAACGCCTTGCGCCTGCAGCGGGTGAAGTTGTAA
- a CDS encoding DUF3888 domain-containing protein: MKTRVETFLLLLTILLSSIPTTAAAAGDQPKEPKLLLYQDIMMELLLPDIQNAVNDYYKHRLAENPLVYPYQIEILQAKRVNGGPGDRGFHFSITLETMPVLGPHITVGKDRMTFEVSPLYPDKIKLITFKHLQTFELPSNMQELLKSTKGTP, encoded by the coding sequence ATGAAAACCAGAGTTGAAACGTTTCTGCTGCTGCTGACCATTCTTTTGTCGTCTATTCCGACTACTGCCGCAGCGGCCGGCGATCAGCCCAAGGAACCGAAGCTGCTGCTGTACCAGGATATCATGATGGAACTCCTTCTTCCCGATATTCAAAACGCCGTGAATGATTATTATAAACACCGATTGGCCGAGAACCCGCTCGTCTATCCGTACCAAATTGAAATCCTTCAGGCTAAACGGGTTAATGGCGGACCGGGAGACCGTGGATTCCACTTTTCCATTACGCTGGAGACGATGCCTGTCCTCGGACCGCATATTACAGTCGGGAAGGACCGGATGACCTTCGAGGTCTCTCCCCTCTATCCTGACAAAATCAAGCTGATCACCTTCAAGCATCTTCAAACCTTCGAGCTTCCTTCCAATATGCAGGAGCTGCTTAAGAGTACAAAAGGAACCCCTTGA
- a CDS encoding TatD family hydrolase: MNLTQGTRSEPFAPLIDAHIHLDSYSEVQQQEILSGLVDAGVEGVIAVSMDHDSARANLQLAQRYPSLVHPAFGFHPEQPIPDAADILELFSWMKQHAKDMIAVGEVGLPYYTRMEATEAGLPFDSVPYEELLDRFIAFARDQDKPIVLHAVYEDADTACRLLAKHHIKRAHFHWFKGSPDTVQHMAEQGYYISFTPDIEYEEEIQELARVYPPSLVMSETDGPWPFEGPFAGQMTHPRMTADVASAWSRIQGLPLPEARRILYANAKRFYGI, from the coding sequence ATGAATCTGACACAGGGAACTCGCTCTGAACCCTTTGCTCCGCTAATTGATGCGCATATTCATCTGGATTCATACAGTGAAGTCCAGCAGCAGGAAATACTGTCCGGACTGGTGGATGCAGGTGTTGAAGGCGTTATCGCCGTCTCCATGGACCACGACTCTGCCCGTGCTAATCTGCAGCTTGCGCAAAGGTACCCGTCCCTCGTCCATCCGGCTTTCGGATTCCATCCCGAGCAGCCTATTCCTGACGCAGCTGATATCCTTGAGCTTTTCTCCTGGATGAAGCAGCATGCCAAAGACATGATCGCCGTTGGTGAGGTCGGTTTACCTTACTATACGCGCATGGAGGCCACAGAAGCCGGTCTCCCCTTTGACTCCGTTCCGTATGAGGAGCTGCTGGATCGTTTTATTGCCTTTGCCCGTGACCAGGACAAGCCGATCGTGCTGCATGCCGTCTACGAGGATGCCGATACAGCCTGCCGCCTGCTGGCAAAACACCATATCAAACGCGCTCATTTCCATTGGTTCAAAGGATCGCCTGACACGGTGCAGCATATGGCCGAACAAGGATACTACATTTCTTTTACTCCCGATATTGAATATGAAGAGGAGATTCAGGAGCTGGCACGAGTATATCCTCCCTCCCTCGTCATGTCGGAAACTGACGGGCCCTGGCCTTTTGAGGGACCTTTTGCCGGGCAGATGACCCATCCGCGAATGACGGCTGATGTAGCATCAGCCTGGAGCCGGATTCAGGGGCTTCCACTGCCTGAGGCACGCCGGATATTGTATGCGAATGCCAAGCGCTTTTACGGTATATAA